The proteins below are encoded in one region of Peribacillus muralis:
- a CDS encoding esterase/lipase family protein has product MVKPGMTSAGKLKPPAETFSPGDWFLGSTPPNHDVNKPPLVFVQGKNGNASSWYGETGYHGINDMYTKAYEAGYQTVFVQLHDSAGNGSASQYANGRLLASMLEDISNHFNGEKVNIIAHSKGGPDTQAALVHYGAYQYVGRVITLASPHHGSNLADLAYSWYAGWLGSLLGQKDEGTYSLQVGKMAEFRSAIDNHMNSRKNMYFTVAGMNKGPALTALSLGGEYLSAYGDNDGLVNVWSSKIPYGKHLFTDPSLDHDNIRMGSSVFSRIEPYLRSATVALVPNMDIQSKLQAEDNIITSALSQTVHGGYLQQNVWNEQSFRVDDEAVPGTIAIYTASKDVQIEVVSPSNKRYSLSPVTYAEQNETSFFNGATIQTLYKSKMEIGTWKVRMKTKALNDAYLLLAQFDELDPVTLSMPGRVKQKDAGFSIKKPLKGKKEPALTTFKVHLMDESGKEISAATPIHIKDNENFSGTLPQVPRTGVYNVTIDVKEKNANGTERIRTLIRSVYIEK; this is encoded by the coding sequence ATGGTTAAGCCAGGCATGACCTCTGCTGGGAAACTCAAACCACCCGCCGAAACATTCAGCCCTGGTGATTGGTTTTTGGGGAGTACTCCTCCCAACCATGACGTAAATAAGCCTCCGCTCGTATTTGTTCAAGGAAAAAATGGCAATGCTAGCAGCTGGTATGGTGAAACGGGTTATCATGGAATCAATGATATGTATACCAAAGCATATGAAGCGGGCTATCAAACCGTTTTCGTTCAGCTTCATGATTCTGCCGGAAACGGATCCGCTAGTCAATATGCCAACGGGAGACTGTTAGCGTCCATGCTAGAGGATATCAGCAACCATTTCAATGGTGAAAAAGTAAATATCATTGCACATAGCAAGGGGGGGCCAGATACTCAAGCTGCTCTAGTACACTATGGAGCATACCAATATGTAGGCAGAGTCATCACGTTAGCCTCCCCACACCATGGGTCGAATCTCGCTGATTTGGCATATAGCTGGTATGCAGGCTGGCTAGGATCACTGCTGGGCCAAAAAGATGAAGGAACCTATTCTTTGCAGGTAGGGAAGATGGCTGAGTTTCGTTCTGCCATAGATAACCATATGAACTCCCGGAAAAACATGTATTTCACCGTTGCTGGAATGAATAAAGGCCCGGCGTTGACTGCTTTATCACTAGGTGGAGAATATTTATCCGCCTATGGAGATAACGATGGGCTAGTGAATGTTTGGAGTAGCAAAATACCTTACGGAAAACATTTATTTACCGATCCAAGCTTGGATCACGATAACATTCGCATGGGATCTTCCGTATTTTCAAGAATTGAGCCCTATTTAAGAAGTGCTACCGTCGCGCTTGTTCCTAATATGGATATCCAAAGCAAACTGCAAGCGGAGGATAATATCATCACTTCTGCGCTCTCGCAAACCGTTCACGGGGGCTACCTGCAACAAAATGTGTGGAATGAACAAAGTTTTCGTGTGGATGATGAAGCGGTACCAGGCACTATAGCCATATATACAGCCTCAAAGGATGTACAAATCGAAGTGGTATCTCCCTCCAATAAAAGGTATTCACTTTCACCTGTCACATATGCTGAACAAAATGAAACGTCCTTCTTTAATGGAGCGACCATCCAAACATTATATAAAAGTAAGATGGAAATTGGTACATGGAAAGTGCGGATGAAAACGAAGGCCCTTAATGACGCATACTTGCTATTGGCACAATTTGACGAACTGGACCCGGTTACATTAAGCATGCCTGGAAGGGTTAAACAAAAGGATGCTGGATTTTCCATCAAGAAACCGCTCAAAGGTAAAAAAGAACCAGCACTCACAACCTTTAAGGTTCATTTAATGGATGAATCCGGTAAGGAAATCAGCGCAGCAACCCCCATTCATATAAAGGATAATGAAAATTTTTCAGGAACACTTCCACAAGTACCCAGAACTGGCGTTTATAATGTAACGATCGATGTTAAGGAAAAAAACGCAAATGGTACAGAACGAATACGTACCCTCATCCGGTCAGTCTATATTGAAAAATAG
- a CDS encoding DMT family transporter, with the protein MKGYIALGISIITEVFGTTMLKLSDGFNNLIPTLGVIIGFGTAFYCLSLCLKTIPLSLAYAIWSGIGTALTALIGVLLWDEPFSTLTLGGLILIIGGVTLLNASHSSKEARKSTN; encoded by the coding sequence ATGAAAGGTTACATTGCTCTGGGAATATCCATCATAACCGAAGTATTTGGTACGACCATGCTTAAGTTATCTGATGGGTTCAATAATTTAATCCCCACGTTAGGGGTTATCATAGGATTTGGTACGGCGTTTTATTGCCTCTCCTTATGTCTTAAAACGATTCCGTTGAGCTTGGCCTATGCCATATGGTCCGGAATCGGCACCGCTTTAACTGCATTGATCGGCGTTCTGCTCTGGGATGAACCATTCAGTACACTTACGTTAGGCGGGTTAATCTTGATCATTGGCGGGGTCACTTTATTGAACGCTTCCCATTCTTCGAAGGAAGCAAGGAAATCAACTAACTGA
- the yneA gene encoding cell division suppressor protein YneA, giving the protein MKKLYKNYIYTILLAGSVFIFSILFSCTLNGDPKKDFLSIEVGEGDTLWGIAEEYEEANLTKKEFIGWIEEHNGISADSIKPGQVIVIPVKGEKLVQNLASQQ; this is encoded by the coding sequence ATGAAAAAATTATACAAAAATTATATTTATACGATTCTATTAGCAGGATCGGTATTCATCTTTTCAATTTTATTCTCTTGCACATTAAACGGTGATCCAAAAAAGGATTTTCTATCTATAGAGGTAGGTGAAGGCGACACTTTATGGGGAATCGCCGAAGAATATGAAGAAGCTAATTTGACAAAAAAAGAATTCATTGGTTGGATAGAGGAGCATAATGGTATCAGTGCGGATTCGATTAAACCAGGACAAGTAATCGTGATACCGGTTAAAGGAGAAAAGCTTGTTCAGAATCTGGCCAGTCAGCAGTGA
- a CDS encoding phosphotransferase family protein, producing the protein MYRAQEATYLELLVQKLDQANKLIHSWELKGGMSAQVTGLKILQPTGRIMRMIVRQHGENDLKRNPNIAADEYRLLKLLANEGLSVPTPYYFQQAGGIFTKSCLLIEYMEGKPDFSPANPTLYIFQLAVHLVKIHRLEYDHLDLSFLPDQNESYVKMVQAGKENTDETLNLSLIRNVLKSTQPLPALNKDVILHGDYWPGNILFINDQLTAVIDWEDAALGDPLADFANCQLEILFHFGVKAMDDFSDHYESMMPGLNMSNLPFWQLYAALRLSSFPEWGLEKSKENIMRERHTSFVHQALNLIGKRQAP; encoded by the coding sequence ATGTACAGGGCACAAGAAGCTACATACCTTGAACTATTGGTTCAGAAGTTGGATCAAGCAAACAAGCTTATTCATTCATGGGAATTAAAAGGCGGAATGTCTGCGCAAGTTACAGGTTTGAAAATATTACAGCCTACAGGAAGAATCATGCGGATGATCGTTCGTCAGCATGGCGAAAATGACTTGAAGCGGAATCCGAATATCGCTGCGGATGAATACAGGCTTTTAAAATTACTGGCAAATGAAGGGTTGTCCGTACCAACACCATATTATTTCCAACAAGCAGGGGGAATTTTTACTAAATCATGTTTACTTATTGAATATATGGAGGGCAAGCCAGATTTTTCACCCGCCAATCCAACGCTTTATATCTTCCAGCTGGCAGTTCATCTAGTTAAAATCCATCGTCTCGAATATGACCATCTTGATCTCTCTTTTCTGCCTGACCAGAATGAATCCTATGTAAAAATGGTGCAGGCAGGAAAGGAAAATACGGACGAAACATTAAACCTGAGCTTGATCCGCAATGTGTTGAAATCAACCCAGCCATTACCCGCCCTGAATAAGGACGTGATCCTTCATGGAGATTATTGGCCAGGAAATATATTATTCATCAACGATCAACTTACTGCAGTAATCGATTGGGAAGACGCAGCCTTAGGCGATCCTTTGGCTGACTTTGCCAATTGTCAGCTTGAAATACTATTTCATTTTGGTGTGAAGGCTATGGATGACTTCAGCGATCATTATGAATCCATGATGCCAGGCTTAAATATGTCCAATCTACCATTCTGGCAATTATATGCTGCATTACGGTTATCTTCATTTCCTGAATGGGGCTTGGAAAAAAGCAAGGAAAACATCATGCGGGAACGACACACCTCATTTGTTCATCAAGCATTAAACTTAATTGGTAAAAGGCAGGCCCCATAA
- the treR gene encoding trehalose operon repressor — protein sequence MNSKYISLYGDIIAKIEEGTFPVNAKLPSESSFMSEYGISRDTVRKALNLLEQNGYIHKIKGKGSFVLDINKFNFPVAGLISFKEMAEKLNLHSKTIIHTLELESPGSNMMKHLDLTNDKEIWKVFRIRQINGKKIILDKDYFNSELVPKLTKEICEDSIYRYIEGELGLQIGFSNKEITVEPCSEEDEQLLDMEDYDMVAVVRSTVHLMDGSLFQYSESRHRPDKFKFTDFARRTW from the coding sequence ATGAACAGCAAATACATATCGCTATATGGTGATATCATTGCAAAAATTGAAGAAGGTACGTTTCCCGTCAATGCAAAGCTGCCTTCCGAGAGCAGTTTCATGTCAGAGTATGGTATATCAAGAGATACTGTCAGGAAGGCTTTGAATTTGCTCGAACAAAATGGGTATATTCACAAAATCAAAGGCAAGGGATCTTTTGTGCTCGATATCAACAAATTCAATTTTCCTGTTGCAGGCCTGATTTCCTTTAAGGAAATGGCGGAGAAGCTGAATTTGCATTCCAAAACGATCATTCATACGCTGGAGCTTGAGTCTCCGGGCTCAAACATGATGAAGCATCTTGACCTAACGAATGATAAGGAAATATGGAAGGTTTTTCGTATTCGGCAAATCAATGGCAAAAAAATCATCCTCGATAAAGATTATTTCAACAGTGAGCTCGTACCCAAGCTGACAAAGGAAATCTGTGAGGATTCGATTTATCGATATATCGAAGGTGAGCTGGGGCTCCAGATTGGATTTTCGAATAAGGAAATCACCGTGGAGCCATGCAGTGAAGAAGATGAACAGCTCTTGGATATGGAAGACTATGATATGGTCGCGGTTGTAAGAAGTACGGTCCATTTAATGGATGGAAGTTTGTTTCAGTATAGCGAATCCAGGCATAGGCCGGATAAATTCAAGTTCACCGACTTTGCACGGCGCACTTGGTAA
- a CDS encoding AAA family ATPase, with protein sequence MIITYPLFIVTGISGSGKSATSLELQKIMVDLNVNVFDMDLIVNDENYQQACDNWLKIAYYSAYSGRYTVLFGHVPDPYNIEICDHFPFFSPVHYLHLYCNDEARTERLTARGKWTEKSIEYMNALSEKLVLEAQTSSPPIPAIDTSFTSPSQVAKLIKTWILKNFPK encoded by the coding sequence ATGATCATAACTTACCCTCTTTTTATTGTGACTGGCATTAGTGGTTCAGGTAAATCAGCAACCTCATTGGAACTACAGAAAATCATGGTTGATTTAAATGTTAATGTTTTTGATATGGATTTAATTGTAAATGATGAAAATTATCAACAAGCTTGTGATAATTGGTTAAAAATTGCCTATTATAGTGCATATTCCGGACGATATACCGTTTTATTTGGCCATGTACCTGATCCATATAATATAGAAATTTGTGACCATTTCCCTTTTTTTTCCCCGGTACATTACCTACATCTCTATTGCAACGACGAAGCACGCACGGAGCGATTAACGGCACGTGGAAAATGGACGGAAAAAAGCATTGAATATATGAATGCACTATCAGAGAAATTGGTTCTTGAAGCACAAACCTCATCGCCACCTATCCCTGCAATAGATACATCCTTTACCTCTCCGTCCCAAGTGGCCAAGCTAATTAAAACATGGATATTGAAAAATTTCCCTAAATAA
- a CDS encoding N-acetylmuramoyl-L-alanine amidase, producing MVKIFIDPGHGGTDPGSVGNGLKEKDLTLSIATRIKDILLIEYTNVFVKMSRTSDTFPSLSDRTNQANGWGADFYLAIHINAGGGTGYEDYIYTSTSQETKTYQDNIHAEVMKLINIPDRGQKTGDLHVLRETDMPALLTESGFVDNANDAAKLKTASFIEALARGHVNGLVKCFNLKKKNTAVYHTVVSGDTVYSLSLAYGTTVQQIKDWNDLDSQYTIVVNQKVRVK from the coding sequence ATGGTAAAAATATTTATTGATCCCGGACACGGCGGTACAGACCCAGGCTCGGTAGGAAATGGCTTGAAGGAAAAAGACTTAACTTTATCCATCGCGACTCGAATCAAGGATATCTTGTTGATCGAATATACGAACGTTTTTGTAAAGATGAGCAGAACATCAGATACATTCCCTTCTTTAAGCGATCGGACCAATCAAGCGAACGGGTGGGGCGCCGACTTCTATCTCGCCATTCATATTAATGCTGGCGGCGGTACTGGATATGAGGATTATATTTATACATCTACGAGCCAGGAGACGAAAACATATCAGGATAATATTCATGCTGAGGTCATGAAATTGATCAATATTCCGGATAGGGGCCAAAAAACGGGGGATTTACATGTACTCCGTGAAACGGACATGCCTGCACTTTTAACTGAAAGTGGCTTTGTCGACAATGCCAATGATGCAGCCAAGTTAAAAACGGCATCCTTTATCGAAGCCCTGGCTCGCGGACATGTAAACGGTTTGGTCAAATGCTTCAACCTTAAAAAGAAAAATACAGCGGTATATCATACCGTTGTAAGTGGGGATACCGTATACTCTTTAAGCCTGGCATATGGCACTACAGTTCAACAGATTAAAGATTGGAACGATCTTGATAGCCAGTACACCATTGTTGTAAACCAGAAAGTACGAGTGAAATAA
- a CDS encoding helix-turn-helix transcriptional regulator, protein MTKVKFTLKQARKYKGLTQDEMAKVLRMAKRTYIDYEQYKIPLRVDKAYMFAECVGFSIDDIIFFDPDIHFKCS, encoded by the coding sequence ATGACAAAGGTTAAATTCACGCTTAAGCAAGCTAGGAAGTATAAAGGTTTAACCCAGGATGAAATGGCTAAAGTGCTAAGAATGGCCAAGAGGACTTACATTGATTATGAACAATATAAGATTCCGCTAAGGGTTGATAAAGCGTATATGTTTGCTGAATGTGTAGGTTTTTCTATTGACGATATCATTTTTTTTGATCCTGATATACACTTTAAATGTAGTTGA
- a CDS encoding glucosaminidase domain-containing protein → MSKETFIDEIAPYALNIYGEFKILPSVIIAQACLESGYGTSPLAKQGKNIFGTKGEYKGQSIIIQTIEYVNGAPVQVRNKFRKYPTWDESLRDLATLYAFGTSWNRNLYTAVIGEKDYKKAIKAIFDAGFATDPKYIEKLVNLIEMSELTKYDLTVEEVYHIVKKGDTVSAIAKAYGSTQVQIQQWNGLADLNLIKVNQRLRVK, encoded by the coding sequence ATGAGCAAGGAAACATTCATCGATGAAATTGCACCCTATGCCCTGAATATTTATGGAGAGTTTAAAATTTTACCTTCAGTCATCATTGCCCAAGCTTGTTTAGAGAGTGGCTATGGGACAAGTCCTTTAGCTAAGCAAGGAAAAAATATATTCGGTACGAAAGGTGAATATAAAGGGCAATCCATCATTATACAAACGATTGAATATGTCAATGGAGCACCTGTTCAAGTAAGGAACAAATTCAGAAAGTACCCGACATGGGACGAAAGTCTTCGCGACCTTGCCACTCTGTATGCATTTGGTACTTCGTGGAATAGAAACCTATATACGGCGGTCATAGGTGAAAAAGATTATAAAAAGGCTATCAAGGCAATATTCGACGCGGGCTTTGCCACAGATCCGAAATATATTGAAAAACTGGTGAACCTGATAGAAATGAGTGAATTGACCAAGTATGACTTAACGGTCGAAGAAGTCTATCATATCGTGAAAAAAGGGGATACCGTCTCTGCGATTGCCAAGGCATATGGTTCAACCCAAGTTCAGATTCAGCAATGGAACGGGCTGGCCGATCTTAACTTAATCAAAGTAAACCAAAGATTAAGAGTGAAATGA
- the lexA gene encoding transcriptional repressor LexA encodes MTKLSKRQQDILDFIKEEVRLKGYPPSVREIGEAVGLASSSTVHGHLSRLESKGLIRRDPTKPRAIEILNLEDANNIPKANVVNVPLLGKVTAGMPITAIENIEEYFPLPESMVPHDDHVFMLEIMGESMIEAGIHDGDYVIVKQQSSANNGDIVVAMTEDDEATVKRFFKEPDYIRLQPENSNMEPIILRDVSILGKVIGLYRQIH; translated from the coding sequence ATGACTAAACTATCAAAACGGCAGCAAGATATTCTTGATTTCATTAAAGAAGAAGTCCGCCTGAAAGGGTATCCACCATCCGTAAGGGAAATCGGTGAGGCAGTTGGGCTTGCATCAAGCTCAACCGTACACGGACATTTATCCCGCCTGGAAAGCAAAGGACTGATCAGACGTGATCCAACCAAGCCGAGGGCCATTGAAATCCTCAATTTAGAGGATGCCAACAATATACCGAAAGCCAATGTCGTAAACGTTCCATTACTTGGTAAAGTGACAGCCGGCATGCCGATAACGGCAATAGAGAACATAGAAGAGTACTTTCCACTTCCCGAAAGCATGGTACCGCACGATGATCATGTATTCATGCTCGAAATCATGGGGGAAAGTATGATAGAGGCAGGAATTCATGACGGCGATTATGTCATCGTGAAGCAGCAAAGCAGTGCCAATAATGGAGATATCGTCGTGGCCATGACTGAAGATGATGAAGCCACTGTAAAACGATTCTTCAAGGAACCGGATTACATAAGGCTGCAGCCTGAGAACTCAAATATGGAGCCTATCATTTTGCGGGATGTATCGATACTCGGAAAAGTGATAGGTTTATATAGGCAAATACATTAA
- the dnaN gene encoding DNA polymerase III subunit beta, whose amino-acid sequence MEFRVNKNCFHQALSAVGHAISLKTTASILSGIKIVANDNHLLIIGSNSDIIIEKAIPGMIDGVRVLEVNDKGSVVLPAKYLRDIIYKLSDDIHVKLNANHSVTIKSAEIVTDLNGLNSGEYPDLPLLDDAVTIEVRSEEFLEIVKQTAFAVSNSESRPVLAGVNMTFRDNVLSCVATNSHRLASSELSLETKVTGSFIVPSKSLNEWTKLMNEGEDIVHIIISKSYIGFKSNHISLFSRLIEGSYPNVMGLLPKDPKTVIAVDTDQLIKGIDRACLFARGGRNNNVHLEIVDCTKLRISSNSTECGKIEEYQTIKSIKGEGEVSITLNGYFLMDALKVIKEKEVKLSISGAVKPVLIEPGNGAASHFHLISPVRSS is encoded by the coding sequence ATGGAATTTAGAGTAAATAAAAACTGTTTTCATCAAGCTCTTTCAGCTGTCGGGCATGCGATTTCCTTAAAAACAACTGCATCCATTTTATCAGGAATTAAAATAGTCGCAAATGACAATCACTTACTCATCATTGGCAGCAATTCAGATATTATCATCGAAAAAGCCATTCCCGGTATGATTGATGGAGTAAGGGTATTAGAGGTGAATGATAAGGGAAGTGTCGTATTGCCTGCAAAATATTTAAGGGATATCATTTATAAGTTATCCGATGATATCCATGTTAAGCTTAACGCAAACCATTCAGTAACGATAAAATCCGCTGAAATTGTCACGGATCTTAATGGACTCAATTCCGGGGAATACCCTGATCTCCCGCTGCTTGATGATGCCGTTACGATTGAAGTACGCAGTGAAGAATTTCTGGAAATCGTTAAACAGACAGCTTTTGCCGTATCCAATAGCGAGTCCAGGCCTGTCCTGGCAGGAGTCAACATGACATTCCGGGACAACGTGCTATCATGCGTGGCAACGAATTCGCATCGCTTGGCATCAAGTGAGCTATCGCTGGAAACGAAGGTTACTGGTTCGTTTATCGTCCCTAGTAAAAGCCTTAATGAGTGGACAAAACTAATGAATGAGGGGGAGGATATTGTACATATTATTATTTCGAAAAGCTACATCGGATTTAAATCAAACCATATTTCACTTTTTTCCAGGTTGATAGAAGGCAGTTACCCCAATGTAATGGGATTGCTGCCAAAGGATCCGAAAACGGTCATCGCTGTGGACACTGATCAACTAATAAAAGGAATCGATAGAGCTTGCCTTTTTGCAAGGGGTGGGAGAAATAACAATGTTCACTTAGAAATTGTGGATTGTACCAAATTACGAATTTCTTCAAATTCTACGGAATGCGGGAAAATAGAAGAATACCAAACCATCAAGTCAATCAAAGGAGAAGGGGAGGTTAGCATAACACTTAATGGATATTTTTTGATGGACGCCTTGAAAGTGATAAAGGAGAAGGAGGTTAAACTAAGTATTAGCGGAGCAGTGAAACCAGTTCTAATTGAACCTGGCAATGGTGCTGCTTCCCATTTTCATCTCATTTCACCAGTTAGATCTTCGTGA
- a CDS encoding LexA family protein — translation MHIGERIKILRKERKMTQEDLAKVLKVAPTAVSAWESGRNKPLMDKLSIMSTCFDVPLSHLVDGTSVVKNDPSMEFLNEKNVRLIGVYGNIPAGEPNFTNEYIEAYMPTLNSMLKNNKDYFYLRVKGNSMNKEFSDGALILVEKTSYLKNGNIGVVLVNGYEATVKQVKMAEDTITLIPCSTDPFYEEKTYHIKNDRVKILGKVVQAIKIYD, via the coding sequence ATGCACATTGGTGAACGGATAAAAATTCTAAGAAAAGAAAGAAAAATGACACAAGAAGATTTGGCAAAGGTATTAAAGGTGGCCCCGACTGCGGTATCCGCCTGGGAATCCGGCCGAAATAAACCTTTAATGGATAAGTTGAGCATAATGTCCACTTGCTTTGATGTACCGCTTTCTCACCTCGTTGATGGAACATCAGTCGTCAAAAATGATCCTTCCATGGAATTTCTAAACGAAAAGAATGTTAGATTAATTGGTGTTTATGGAAACATCCCTGCTGGAGAGCCTAATTTTACGAACGAATATATAGAAGCCTATATGCCGACATTGAATTCGATGCTTAAAAACAATAAAGACTATTTTTATCTGCGAGTAAAAGGAAACAGCATGAATAAGGAGTTTAGCGACGGCGCTTTGATCCTTGTTGAAAAGACCAGCTACCTGAAGAACGGAAATATTGGCGTAGTTTTGGTAAATGGATATGAAGCTACAGTCAAGCAGGTGAAGATGGCAGAAGATACGATCACCCTCATCCCTTGCAGCACTGATCCTTTCTATGAGGAAAAAACCTACCATATCAAAAATGATCGCGTCAAAATATTAGGAAAAGTGGTTCAAGCCATTAAAATATATGATTGA
- a CDS encoding ATP-binding protein produces MEKYDKRTLDNHYRDLIPRNGFLFKFIKKDNDFIHTFVEGDFITNSITPTAMVIGKKLTDFLPMEQANRKRRFYEIAWHGETVNYEGEVGGIHYVASLNPLMVDGEVTEVIGTAIDITDKKRNENKIRELEKLAVVGELAAGIAHEIRNPLTSIIGFTQIISEKIDDATIHEYLGIMMRELDRINSIVNEFMFIAKPDETMKVSTNHINELIIHVIKFMEPQSNLKGIRIIFESQAEAITAICDHNLLKQVLINLIQNSIEATDENGEEIKITLERVSADQYAIHIRDKGTGMTSDRQQRLFEPFYTTKEKGTGLGLMICRRIIELHQGTIEFKSALGAGTEAAIRLPIKIESCE; encoded by the coding sequence ATGGAAAAGTATGATAAAAGGACTTTGGATAATCACTATCGAGACCTTATCCCAAGAAATGGATTTTTATTTAAATTCATAAAAAAAGATAACGACTTTATACACACTTTCGTTGAGGGGGATTTCATTACTAATTCCATCACGCCAACCGCAATGGTCATCGGCAAAAAATTGACTGACTTTTTACCAATGGAACAAGCCAATAGGAAACGAAGGTTTTATGAGATAGCCTGGCATGGGGAAACAGTGAATTATGAAGGGGAAGTTGGTGGTATTCATTACGTAGCGTCACTGAACCCTTTGATGGTGGATGGTGAAGTAACGGAGGTCATCGGAACGGCAATCGATATCACCGATAAAAAAAGAAATGAAAACAAGATTAGGGAGCTGGAAAAATTAGCTGTAGTGGGCGAATTAGCTGCAGGTATAGCTCATGAAATCCGGAACCCGCTAACTTCAATAATCGGTTTTACCCAAATCATAAGCGAAAAGATTGACGACGCGACCATTCATGAATATCTTGGAATCATGATGAGGGAATTGGACAGGATCAACAGCATTGTGAATGAATTCATGTTTATCGCAAAGCCTGATGAAACGATGAAAGTCAGTACAAACCATATCAATGAGCTTATTATACATGTCATTAAATTCATGGAACCACAGTCAAATTTGAAAGGTATCAGGATCATTTTTGAATCTCAAGCGGAGGCGATTACAGCCATATGCGATCATAACCTACTGAAGCAGGTCTTAATAAATCTTATCCAGAATTCCATTGAAGCTACTGATGAAAACGGTGAAGAAATCAAAATAACCTTGGAACGGGTATCCGCTGATCAATATGCCATTCATATTAGGGATAAAGGTACCGGAATGACTAGCGATAGGCAACAAAGGTTGTTCGAACCCTTTTACACAACTAAGGAAAAAGGAACCGGATTGGGACTGATGATTTGCAGAAGGATCATCGAACTGCATCAAGGCACGATTGAATTCAAAAGTGCTCTAGGGGCCGGAACTGAAGCTGCGATCAGGTTGCCCATAAAAATAGAAAGCTGCGAGTAG
- a CDS encoding CotD family spore coat protein produces MGGVEMYNKSWGLPPGNQRPAQCYPPQNMPVQHDPSQTSPTRHYVKTNIINTVIPVFHPAHTTTVNKHVITYQHYFPYRCNGVNEYYPQGFGYAPPGHSYSRSRFR; encoded by the coding sequence ATGGGAGGTGTTGAAATGTATAATAAATCATGGGGGCTCCCTCCCGGCAATCAACGGCCAGCGCAATGTTACCCACCGCAGAACATGCCTGTACAGCACGACCCGTCCCAAACTTCCCCAACAAGGCACTATGTTAAAACGAATATCATTAATACAGTCATTCCGGTTTTTCACCCCGCACATACCACTACCGTAAATAAACACGTCATCACATACCAACATTATTTCCCATATAGGTGCAACGGCGTGAACGAGTATTACCCCCAAGGCTTTGGTTATGCTCCTCCAGGTCACAGTTATTCAAGGAGCAGATTCAGATAA
- a CDS encoding DMT family transporter: MNPYAFLAIAIVSEVFGSSMLKVSNGFKRFFPSIGVLIGMGLAFYCLSISLITIPLGTAYAIWSGIGTALTALVGVFVYKESFNLKKFIGLVLIIGGVVILKLSADVSP, translated from the coding sequence TTGAATCCATATGCATTTTTGGCAATTGCTATTGTAAGTGAAGTGTTTGGCAGCTCCATGTTAAAAGTATCGAATGGCTTTAAACGGTTTTTCCCTTCCATAGGTGTGTTAATCGGAATGGGTCTAGCCTTTTACTGCCTTTCCATATCCCTCATAACCATTCCGCTTGGTACGGCGTATGCGATTTGGTCTGGAATCGGAACTGCATTGACTGCTTTAGTGGGGGTATTCGTTTATAAGGAAAGCTTCAATTTGAAAAAATTCATAGGTTTAGTCCTAATCATTGGCGGAGTCGTCATTTTGAAGCTTTCAGCTGATGTCTCTCCTTAA